The following coding sequences are from one Candidatus Nitrosopumilus sp. SW window:
- a CDS encoding helix-turn-helix domain-containing protein, with product MLPNVESIKQMRQKLGITQKKLAVMTGVSTSMINQIESGRSQPSYETAKKIFENLSNLESRSSSYKAGDFCSQDIVKLKPSNTLHDAIKKMHELSISQIPVFDGKEIVGVVSEDGIVKHLADVGEAELKNAKLADTMDPVPPIVDFETPANVLVPLIRYSKCILVTKKSKIMGIITASDTLKMME from the coding sequence ATGCTTCCAAATGTAGAATCAATAAAACAAATGAGGCAAAAATTAGGAATTACGCAAAAAAAACTTGCCGTTATGACGGGTGTCAGTACTTCTATGATTAACCAAATTGAATCAGGACGAAGTCAGCCAAGTTATGAGACAGCAAAAAAGATTTTTGAAAATCTGTCAAACTTGGAGAGTAGATCATCATCTTACAAAGCAGGTGATTTTTGCAGTCAAGACATTGTAAAATTAAAACCATCCAATACACTACATGATGCAATCAAAAAGATGCATGAATTATCAATTAGTCAAATTCCAGTATTTGATGGAAAAGAAATAGTAGGAGTTGTGTCAGAAGACGGAATTGTCAAACATCTTGCAGATGTGGGAGAAGCTGAATTAAAAAATGCAAAACTAGCAGACACGATGGATCCTGTTCCACCAATAGTAGACTTTGAAACGCCTGCAAATGTACTAGTTCCATTGATTCGTTATTCCAAATGCATCCTTGTTACAAAAAAATCAAAAATTATGGGAATTATTACTGCATCAGACACACTGAAAATGATGGAATAG
- the mce gene encoding methylmalonyl-CoA epimerase, with the protein MKIDHIAIAVNDVEESAKVYQQALGVDSVEFETVESEGVKVAIIHLENGRVELMQPTNDNSPIKKFLEKKGQGLHHMALETDNIEGEVERMEGCGIQFLGQIRPGSAGTKVTFIHPKSLHGVLAELCSHPK; encoded by the coding sequence ATGAAGATTGATCATATTGCAATTGCCGTAAATGATGTAGAGGAATCTGCTAAAGTTTACCAGCAAGCTTTAGGTGTAGACTCTGTAGAATTTGAAACAGTAGAGTCTGAAGGAGTCAAAGTTGCAATTATTCATTTAGAAAATGGCCGTGTTGAATTAATGCAACCAACAAATGACAATAGTCCCATCAAAAAATTCTTGGAGAAAAAAGGGCAAGGACTACATCACATGGCACTTGAAACTGATAACATCGAAGGTGAAGTAGAAAGAATGGAAGGATGTGGGATTCAATTTCTAGGACAAATCAGACCTGGTTCTGCAGGGACCAAAGTTACCTTTATTCATCCAAAATCACTTCATGGTGTTTTGGCTGAACTTTGCTCTCATCCAAAATAG
- the meaB gene encoding methylmalonyl Co-A mutase-associated GTPase MeaB: protein MDLLVDLKKGKRGAIAKAITIVENDQKESKKLLKKIFKNTGTSIIIGITGPAGAGKSSLINKTAVAMKKLGTKPAVLAVDPTSHVTGGAILGDRVRMTESTDSGTYIRSIASRGATGAVSRSLRNSIRVLEYAGFNPIIIESVGAGQTEVEISNIADITVVVFNPNTGDSIQTIKAGLTEIGDIYLVNKSDLSGTNQLFDAVRDFIGDSERNPAILKTSVKKNTGITEFAKTLKNMMALKKKSKQQKDQERLEAELKDIVLNNIREKIDDMLDSDKTFAKYLKKLQSKEIDPFDAGDKITKSMLK, encoded by the coding sequence TTGGATTTACTTGTTGACTTGAAGAAAGGAAAACGTGGAGCAATTGCAAAAGCCATCACTATAGTTGAAAATGATCAAAAGGAATCAAAAAAACTATTAAAGAAAATTTTCAAAAATACTGGAACTTCGATTATTATTGGAATAACTGGACCTGCTGGTGCTGGAAAAAGTTCCCTGATAAACAAAACTGCAGTTGCAATGAAAAAACTAGGCACAAAACCTGCAGTTTTGGCAGTAGACCCAACTAGTCATGTAACCGGTGGTGCAATTTTGGGTGATAGAGTTAGAATGACTGAATCAACTGATTCAGGAACTTACATACGTAGTATTGCATCTCGTGGTGCAACAGGAGCTGTATCTCGTTCCCTCAGAAACAGTATTCGTGTTTTAGAATATGCAGGATTTAATCCCATTATAATTGAAAGTGTAGGGGCTGGACAAACGGAAGTCGAAATATCTAATATTGCCGATATCACTGTTGTAGTCTTTAATCCAAACACAGGTGACAGTATACAAACAATCAAAGCTGGTCTTACTGAAATTGGAGATATCTATCTTGTAAACAAAAGTGATCTTAGTGGAACAAATCAACTATTTGATGCAGTACGTGATTTTATTGGTGATTCTGAGAGAAATCCTGCAATTCTTAAAACTTCGGTAAAAAAGAATACTGGAATTACCGAATTTGCAAAAACTCTCAAAAATATGATGGCATTAAAAAAGAAGTCCAAACAACAAAAGGATCAAGAACGACTAGAAGCCGAACTAAAAGATATTGTTTTAAATAACATACGTGAAAAGATTGATGACATGTTAGATTCTGATAAAACATTTGCAAAATATTTAAAGAAATTACAATCAAAGGAAATTGATCCATTTGATGCAGGAGATAAAATTACAAAATCAATGCTAAAGTGA
- a CDS encoding sensor histidine kinase: protein MKIRTQLIFFFSIIIILSVGISSYFAISYTESSILDAEIAKMNTHNAEIMHEIETLHQRASEDLVFALKNPKFVEYFELPETKAGNVYDENGVLQFTEKQQEIKEELERWTYHFQNKFEVDETCLIDATGQEHARLVLSQIEINENLSPDEATAPFFESSFMKQKNEVHVQYPYVSPDTERWVFAYTSPVELGNGQKPAIYHFEMPMTVFEKLLDGRDGRMFVVDPNGYIIADTQDTVTETVSSFEPEKQFPSFQTAFGDDSLNILNEMKLNEIGSGSYFDGTETHYFVYERLSTFDWILIYEKPESLMLVGHTTLSDLLFTIGIIALSVTIIGIFSVIVISSRITRPITKLADEISKENPERLEELDVSDPDIGKISHSVNDLIQKMNSYQEEIHLQNQELLIQKQQLERMAKIGESASKLVHNLRTPLTVIKATVDLIYHSSKESLDDASIEKLDRIKSASENLETQIRSVLQYVREKPLDIQNVKLRDLINDTLNTIQIPSSVNVSVECSDDVIQCDPDKLQIVLMNIINNALEAVDKSGKITISSNKSNHDNQIQISDNGPGIPSENMAKIFDSLFTTKPSGTGLGLSFCKSVLEQHGGSITVSQNPTTFTISLPKKSLVKKSKE, encoded by the coding sequence ATGAAAATTCGTACTCAATTGATATTTTTCTTTTCAATTATTATTATTCTCAGTGTTGGTATTTCTTCATACTTTGCAATCTCTTACACTGAATCAAGTATACTTGATGCTGAAATTGCAAAAATGAATACTCATAATGCCGAAATTATGCATGAAATAGAAACTCTACATCAAAGAGCGTCAGAAGATCTTGTCTTTGCTTTGAAAAATCCAAAATTTGTAGAGTATTTTGAGTTGCCTGAAACTAAAGCTGGTAATGTATATGATGAAAATGGCGTCCTTCAATTCACTGAGAAACAACAAGAAATAAAGGAAGAATTAGAACGATGGACATATCATTTTCAAAATAAATTTGAAGTTGATGAGACTTGTTTAATTGATGCGACAGGACAAGAACATGCAAGATTGGTGTTGAGTCAAATAGAAATTAATGAAAATCTTTCTCCTGATGAAGCAACTGCTCCATTTTTTGAATCGTCCTTTATGAAACAAAAAAATGAAGTCCATGTACAATATCCTTATGTTTCTCCTGATACTGAAAGGTGGGTCTTTGCCTATACTTCTCCTGTGGAATTAGGTAATGGTCAAAAACCTGCAATCTATCACTTTGAAATGCCTATGACTGTATTTGAAAAACTTCTTGATGGTCGTGATGGTAGAATGTTTGTTGTAGATCCTAACGGATACATAATTGCTGATACACAAGATACGGTGACTGAAACAGTTTCCTCTTTTGAGCCTGAGAAACAATTTCCGTCATTTCAAACTGCTTTTGGTGATGATAGTCTAAATATTTTAAATGAAATGAAATTAAATGAAATTGGCAGTGGTTCTTACTTTGATGGAACAGAAACACATTACTTTGTTTATGAACGTCTTTCAACATTTGATTGGATTTTGATTTATGAAAAACCTGAATCTTTAATGCTTGTTGGTCATACCACTCTTTCTGATTTACTTTTTACAATTGGAATAATTGCATTGTCTGTAACAATTATTGGCATTTTTAGTGTGATTGTGATTTCTTCTAGAATTACAAGACCCATTACCAAACTAGCTGATGAAATATCTAAAGAAAACCCTGAACGTTTAGAAGAATTGGATGTATCTGATCCTGATATTGGCAAAATTTCTCACTCTGTAAATGATTTGATTCAGAAAATGAATTCGTATCAAGAAGAAATCCATCTACAAAACCAGGAACTTCTCATTCAAAAACAACAATTAGAAAGAATGGCAAAAATTGGAGAATCTGCATCAAAATTAGTTCATAATCTAAGAACCCCTTTGACTGTGATCAAAGCAACTGTGGATTTGATTTACCATTCTTCAAAAGAATCCCTTGATGATGCTTCTATTGAAAAATTAGACCGAATTAAATCTGCTTCTGAAAATCTTGAAACCCAAATTCGTAGTGTTCTACAATATGTTCGTGAAAAACCTCTTGATATTCAGAATGTGAAACTGCGTGATTTGATTAATGATACTTTGAATACAATTCAAATTCCTTCATCTGTAAACGTGTCTGTAGAATGCTCTGATGATGTAATTCAATGTGATCCTGACAAACTTCAGATTGTTCTGATGAATATCATTAACAATGCACTTGAAGCAGTTGACAAATCTGGTAAAATCACCATATCTTCAAACAAGTCAAATCATGATAATCAAATTCAAATTAGTGACAATGGCCCCGGAATTCCTTCTGAAAATATGGCCAAAATCTTTGATTCGCTATTTACTACAAAACCCTCTGGAACTGGCTTAGGATTGTCTTTTTGCAAGTCTGTTTTGGAACAACATGGTGGTTCAATTACTGTATCCCAAAACCCCACGACGTTTACCATTTCATTACCTAAAAAATCTCTAGTTAAAAAATCAAAAGAGTAA
- a CDS encoding methylmalonyl-CoA mutase, translated as MAAKKSKPKQPEKKIFTDSNFPVKRIYQKSSKKRPTEDSGKYPFTRGIHPGMFRDRFWTMRQYSGFGDAKLTNERFKFMLEKGQTGLSMAFDLPTQIGYDSDSPQAEGEVGKVGVSITSIKDMMTAFDGIPLGKVSSSMTINSTASTLLAYYIAVGESQGFKSHELRGTTQNDILKEYIARNTYIYPPQPSMRLIGDMIGYCAEKVPSWYPVSISGYHMREAGCTATQEVAFTLANAIAYIQTCLDKGLKIDDFAPRLSFFFCCTIEFFEEVAKFRVARKVYAKILKEMFHAKNPRSLQLKFHTQTSGESLTAQQPDNNIIRVAIQTMAAVAGGTQSLHTNSRDEALALPTQESAKIALRTQQIVAHESGITKTADPLGGSYYLEELTDQIEEGVWKYLKKIQKMGGSVKAIEKGFFQSEIRANAYRLKKEADDGERILVGVNKYVEEEEQPELLRIGGKVEIQQKKALKQLRASRDKKKWEKALSAMQSAADTDDNLMPYIITAAKSYATTGEISNAFREVFGEYRPKEVF; from the coding sequence ATGGCGGCAAAAAAATCAAAACCAAAACAACCTGAAAAGAAAATCTTTACCGATTCTAATTTCCCAGTAAAACGAATCTATCAAAAATCATCAAAGAAACGCCCAACAGAGGACTCGGGAAAATATCCATTTACACGTGGAATTCATCCTGGAATGTTCCGTGATAGATTCTGGACTATGAGACAATACTCTGGATTTGGTGATGCTAAGCTTACAAATGAGCGATTCAAGTTTATGCTTGAAAAGGGTCAAACTGGACTCTCTATGGCTTTTGATCTTCCGACACAAATTGGATATGATTCTGATTCTCCTCAAGCAGAAGGTGAAGTCGGCAAAGTCGGAGTTTCTATTACTTCTATCAAAGATATGATGACTGCCTTTGATGGTATTCCTCTTGGAAAGGTTAGTTCTTCAATGACAATTAATTCTACAGCTTCAACATTACTTGCATATTATATTGCAGTTGGAGAATCTCAAGGATTCAAAAGTCACGAACTACGTGGAACAACTCAAAATGATATTCTCAAAGAATACATTGCAAGAAATACTTACATCTATCCTCCGCAACCTTCTATGAGATTAATCGGTGACATGATTGGTTATTGTGCAGAAAAAGTTCCTTCGTGGTACCCTGTGTCTATTTCTGGTTATCATATGAGAGAAGCAGGATGTACTGCAACACAAGAAGTTGCATTTACTCTAGCAAATGCAATAGCATACATTCAAACTTGTTTGGATAAGGGATTGAAAATTGATGACTTTGCACCTCGTTTATCATTCTTCTTTTGTTGTACAATCGAATTCTTTGAAGAAGTTGCAAAGTTTAGAGTCGCAAGAAAAGTTTATGCAAAAATTCTCAAAGAAATGTTTCATGCAAAAAATCCAAGGTCATTGCAACTAAAATTCCATACTCAAACTAGTGGTGAATCACTTACTGCACAACAACCTGATAATAACATTATTCGTGTAGCTATTCAAACAATGGCTGCAGTTGCTGGTGGTACACAATCACTTCATACAAACTCTAGAGATGAAGCATTAGCACTTCCTACACAGGAATCTGCAAAAATAGCCTTGAGAACCCAGCAAATTGTTGCACATGAGAGTGGAATCACAAAGACTGCTGACCCACTTGGTGGTTCTTACTACCTTGAGGAATTAACAGACCAAATTGAAGAGGGTGTGTGGAAATATCTCAAAAAAATCCAGAAGATGGGTGGCTCTGTAAAGGCAATTGAAAAAGGATTCTTCCAGTCTGAAATTAGAGCAAACGCATATCGTTTAAAGAAAGAGGCTGATGACGGAGAAAGAATTCTAGTTGGTGTTAACAAATATGTCGAAGAAGAAGAACAACCAGAACTACTTAGAATTGGTGGTAAAGTTGAGATTCAACAGAAAAAAGCATTAAAACAATTACGCGCATCCCGTGACAAAAAGAAATGGGAAAAGGCATTATCTGCAATGCAAAGTGCAGCAGATACTGATGATAATCTTATGCCTTACATTATCACTGCAGCAAAATCTTATGCTACTACTGGTGAAATTAGCAATGCATTTCGTGAAGTATTTGGTGAATATCGTCCAAAAGAGGTATTTTAG
- the ppdK gene encoding pyruvate, phosphate dikinase, protein MAKTKPVYAFEEADSKKRMLLGGKGAGLSEMTRLKLPVPPGFTITTEVCNKYYENNRKLPKDVMPLVMKNIEKIEKKTGKKWNSTKNPLLVSVRSGAAISMPGMMDTILNLGLNEKTVEGLASQTKNPRFAWDSYRRFIQLFGKVVFGVNDEKFDHVLDSAKDKQKVKDDSQLNVESLKQIVSEYKKICEKHTNRKFPDSPNEQLGLAIEAVFKSWMGERAIVYREKNNITKDIANGTAVNVVTMVFGNMGDDSATGVVFTRNGHNGKKEIEGEYLINAQGEDVVAGVRTGKNVSLLKKEMPKSYKELSNACAKLEKHFREPQDIEFTIEQGKFYLLQTRTAKMSAGALIKTSVDMVKEKLIDKNKALARIPAQQLEALLHRTMDESKVKNHKQLAKGIAASPGAASGIAVFDVKKAIELGEAGKKIILIRKETKPEDVPAFFSSEGVLTSLGGKSSHAAIVSRGMGKPCIVGCSELKINYDNNTCNANGITVKEGETITIDGSAGIVLIGEVPTVEPKVTKDFEQILGWAQKTKALGIRANADTPEAAKLAREFGAQGIGLCRTERMFNASDRIGLFVDMIMAENIEERSKVLKKLGELQKSDFIQILKAMEGYEVTIRLLDPPLHEFLPNPEELAEKIHKLEQSKDTKELEKAKVVLKRARELAEVNPMMGHRGVRVGITYPEIYEMQIRAVFEALVELTKKKVKAHPQIMIPQISSIAELNHIKKIYDKIKKEVETKNKMKLTINFGTMIEVVRAALTADELATTAEFFSFGTNDLTQGTFSFSREDVEGKFLPEYMEKELLERSPFQSIDVNGVGNLIEIGIANGRGVRKNMEVGICGEHGGDPSSIKFCHKAGLSYVSASPHRIPIAIVAAAQAAIENPKRK, encoded by the coding sequence ATGGCAAAAACAAAACCAGTTTATGCATTTGAGGAGGCAGACAGCAAAAAAAGAATGCTTCTAGGCGGAAAAGGAGCAGGATTAAGCGAGATGACTCGACTAAAGCTCCCAGTACCACCAGGATTTACGATCACAACTGAGGTTTGTAACAAGTATTATGAAAACAACAGAAAACTTCCAAAAGACGTCATGCCATTAGTAATGAAAAATATTGAAAAAATTGAAAAGAAAACAGGAAAAAAATGGAATTCAACAAAAAACCCATTATTAGTATCCGTTCGTTCAGGTGCTGCAATATCAATGCCAGGTATGATGGATACGATTTTGAATTTAGGATTAAACGAAAAAACAGTAGAAGGGCTAGCTTCACAAACAAAGAATCCACGTTTTGCATGGGATTCGTATCGAAGATTCATCCAATTATTTGGTAAAGTTGTATTTGGAGTCAATGATGAAAAATTTGATCATGTTCTAGACTCTGCAAAAGACAAACAAAAAGTAAAAGACGATAGTCAACTAAATGTAGAATCATTAAAACAAATTGTATCAGAATATAAAAAAATCTGTGAAAAACACACCAATAGAAAATTCCCAGATTCTCCAAACGAGCAATTAGGATTAGCAATTGAAGCTGTATTCAAAAGTTGGATGGGAGAAAGAGCAATAGTTTATCGTGAGAAAAATAATATTACAAAAGATATCGCAAATGGTACTGCTGTAAATGTCGTCACAATGGTATTTGGCAACATGGGTGATGATAGTGCAACAGGTGTTGTATTTACAAGAAATGGACACAATGGTAAAAAAGAAATTGAAGGCGAATATCTAATCAATGCACAAGGTGAAGACGTTGTTGCAGGGGTTAGAACTGGAAAGAATGTTTCTTTACTAAAAAAAGAGATGCCAAAATCTTACAAAGAATTAAGCAATGCATGTGCCAAATTAGAAAAACATTTCAGAGAACCACAAGATATTGAATTTACAATTGAACAAGGCAAATTCTATTTATTACAAACTAGAACTGCAAAAATGAGCGCAGGTGCACTAATCAAAACATCAGTAGACATGGTAAAAGAAAAACTAATTGACAAAAATAAAGCACTTGCAAGAATTCCTGCACAGCAACTAGAAGCTTTACTGCATAGAACAATGGATGAATCCAAAGTTAAAAATCACAAACAGTTAGCAAAAGGAATTGCAGCATCACCAGGAGCAGCAAGTGGAATTGCAGTATTTGATGTGAAAAAAGCAATAGAGTTAGGAGAAGCAGGAAAGAAGATTATTCTAATTAGAAAAGAAACAAAACCTGAAGATGTTCCAGCATTCTTTTCATCAGAAGGTGTTTTGACCAGTTTAGGTGGAAAATCATCTCATGCTGCAATTGTTTCAAGAGGAATGGGAAAACCATGTATTGTAGGATGTTCAGAATTAAAAATCAATTACGACAATAACACATGTAATGCAAATGGCATCACCGTAAAAGAAGGTGAAACAATCACCATTGATGGTAGTGCAGGCATAGTCCTTATTGGAGAAGTACCAACGGTAGAACCAAAAGTAACAAAAGACTTTGAACAGATTTTAGGATGGGCTCAAAAAACTAAAGCACTAGGAATAAGAGCAAATGCAGATACACCTGAGGCTGCAAAACTTGCAAGAGAATTTGGAGCCCAAGGTATAGGCCTATGTAGAACAGAAAGAATGTTCAATGCTAGTGATAGAATTGGTCTTTTTGTAGACATGATCATGGCTGAAAACATAGAAGAAAGATCCAAAGTTCTCAAAAAATTAGGAGAATTACAAAAAAGTGACTTTATTCAGATTCTAAAAGCCATGGAAGGGTACGAAGTAACAATCAGATTATTAGATCCACCACTACATGAATTCTTACCAAACCCTGAAGAATTAGCAGAGAAAATTCACAAACTGGAGCAATCAAAAGACACAAAAGAGCTTGAAAAAGCCAAAGTTGTTTTAAAAAGAGCAAGAGAATTAGCAGAAGTAAACCCAATGATGGGACATAGAGGAGTAAGAGTAGGAATCACATACCCTGAAATTTATGAGATGCAGATTCGTGCAGTGTTTGAAGCATTAGTTGAATTGACAAAAAAGAAAGTAAAAGCACACCCACAAATTATGATTCCACAAATTAGTAGCATTGCAGAATTAAATCATATTAAGAAAATTTACGACAAAATAAAGAAAGAAGTTGAAACCAAAAACAAGATGAAATTAACAATTAACTTTGGTACTATGATAGAAGTGGTAAGAGCTGCATTAACAGCAGATGAACTTGCAACTACTGCAGAATTCTTTAGTTTTGGTACTAATGACTTAACACAAGGAACATTTAGTTTTAGCAGAGAAGATGTAGAAGGAAAATTCCTTCCAGAATACATGGAAAAAGAATTACTTGAACGTAGTCCATTCCAATCAATCGATGTAAACGGTGTGGGCAATCTAATTGAAATTGGAATTGCCAACGGTCGCGGAGTAAGAAAGAATATGGAAGTAGGAATTTGTGGAGAACATGGTGGAGACCCAAGTTCCATCAAATTCTGTCACAAAGCAGGACTTAGTTATGTTAGTGCATCACCACATAGAATCCCTATTGCAATTGTTGCAGCAGCTCAGGCAGCAATTGAAAATCCAAAAAGAAAATAA
- a CDS encoding M1 family metallopeptidase — MDVNPINYELTFEPDLKKFTFLGTETIIVSCKKTTNLISMDCAEIKIKSCTVTSGSKIIKSIPKTDEKKERLSIKLGEKIKGKATIHLEFQGILNDRLLGFYRSQYKQGGKTKYLATTQFEAADARRAFPCWDEPEAKATFEISIIADNKFTAISNMPVQSKKKLKNKTLYKFDKTPIVSTYLIYLGVGEFEYLTGKTGKVQIRVVTTKGNKSKGKYSLDLGKKLLTSYEKYFGIKYPLPKLDLIAIPDFAAGAMENWGAITFRETILLYDPKTSSTRTKQFIAEVISHEIAHQWFGNLVTMKWWNDLWLNESFATFMATKFVDKFYPEWNLWDQFIEDAMNTAMGLDALKTTHPIDVTVNSPAEIREIFDAISYDKGGCVLRMLENYVGEKNFRAGLKQYLSEFKYGNAKGQDLWDAIGKASKMPVSAMVNSWLKQPGFPQIDISQKNKDLIIKQNRFLMEPTKKTQKGLWHVPITYGLGNETKTKLLTKKSTTVKAPNGPGFVANIGRTGFYRVKYDDGILLDLKMLVDQKQITPVDRWAIQNDLFALCVAGKEDVENYLDFSDAYFDEDSYLPQTNVATNLNSLASLTFFEDYTEQIRSYAINYFRKILSNLGWTPQKTDKHTDAFLRGFTIFALGKFGDEHVLEQAQTKFKEFLKNPSSLHPDIRETVFSLVAWTGNAKTHSQLVTLYKKAKTTEEKLRFLGAMCSFQNEKLLIKTLQFSQTSEVRSQNMQLPIMRIAANPYGKKILWPWLKKNWGKLSKKVGHGNPLFNRIVASIALVADDSMEKDIKSFFKSNPTPGTERTQAQTIEKIRIYSKFLRQMRKEFK; from the coding sequence GTGGACGTTAATCCCATAAATTATGAATTAACATTTGAGCCCGATCTTAAAAAATTCACATTCTTGGGAACTGAAACTATTATTGTTTCCTGTAAAAAGACAACAAATCTAATTTCTATGGATTGTGCAGAAATTAAAATCAAATCCTGTACTGTGACATCTGGCTCTAAAATAATAAAATCAATTCCAAAAACTGATGAGAAAAAAGAGAGACTATCAATAAAATTGGGAGAAAAAATCAAAGGCAAGGCAACAATCCATCTTGAGTTTCAAGGAATTCTAAATGATCGATTGTTGGGATTTTATCGCAGTCAGTATAAACAAGGTGGAAAAACAAAATATCTTGCAACCACTCAATTCGAGGCTGCTGATGCTAGAAGGGCATTTCCATGTTGGGATGAGCCTGAAGCAAAGGCAACATTTGAAATTTCAATTATTGCTGACAACAAATTTACTGCTATATCAAATATGCCTGTTCAATCCAAGAAAAAACTCAAAAACAAAACTCTTTACAAATTTGACAAAACACCTATCGTTTCAACTTATTTGATTTATCTGGGTGTTGGTGAATTTGAATATCTAACTGGAAAAACTGGTAAAGTGCAGATTAGAGTTGTAACAACTAAAGGAAACAAATCAAAAGGAAAATACTCTCTAGACCTTGGAAAGAAACTATTAACATCTTATGAAAAATATTTTGGAATAAAATATCCTCTACCTAAATTAGATTTGATTGCAATCCCCGACTTTGCTGCAGGTGCAATGGAAAACTGGGGTGCTATAACATTTAGAGAAACAATTTTGTTATATGATCCTAAAACATCTTCAACTAGAACAAAACAATTCATTGCTGAAGTAATTTCACATGAAATTGCACACCAGTGGTTTGGTAATCTTGTAACAATGAAATGGTGGAATGATTTGTGGTTAAACGAAAGTTTTGCAACATTTATGGCAACAAAGTTTGTTGACAAATTTTACCCTGAATGGAATCTTTGGGACCAATTCATTGAAGATGCAATGAACACTGCGATGGGATTAGATGCTCTTAAGACAACTCATCCAATCGATGTTACTGTAAACTCTCCTGCTGAAATTCGAGAAATTTTTGATGCTATATCTTATGATAAAGGTGGATGTGTTTTGAGGATGCTTGAAAACTATGTTGGCGAGAAAAATTTTAGAGCGGGCCTCAAACAATATCTTTCTGAATTCAAGTATGGTAATGCCAAAGGACAAGATTTGTGGGATGCAATTGGAAAAGCCTCCAAAATGCCAGTAAGTGCAATGGTTAATTCGTGGCTAAAACAGCCTGGATTTCCTCAAATTGATATCTCTCAAAAGAACAAAGATTTGATTATCAAACAAAATCGCTTTTTGATGGAGCCTACCAAAAAAACCCAAAAGGGATTGTGGCATGTTCCAATTACTTATGGTTTGGGAAACGAGACAAAGACAAAACTTTTGACAAAAAAATCCACCACTGTTAAAGCCCCAAATGGACCTGGATTCGTTGCAAACATTGGACGTACTGGATTTTATCGTGTAAAATATGATGATGGAATATTACTTGATCTCAAAATGTTAGTTGATCAAAAACAAATTACTCCTGTAGATAGATGGGCAATACAAAACGATTTGTTTGCATTGTGCGTTGCAGGAAAAGAAGATGTTGAAAATTATTTGGATTTTTCTGATGCATATTTTGATGAGGATTCTTACCTTCCACAAACAAATGTTGCCACAAATCTAAACTCTTTAGCATCTTTGACTTTCTTTGAAGATTATACCGAACAAATTAGGAGTTATGCCATCAATTACTTTAGAAAGATTTTATCTAATCTTGGTTGGACTCCCCAAAAAACAGACAAACATACGGATGCATTTTTGAGAGGATTTACAATATTTGCATTAGGCAAATTTGGAGATGAGCATGTACTTGAACAAGCACAAACTAAATTCAAAGAGTTTTTGAAAAACCCCTCATCACTTCACCCTGATATTAGAGAAACTGTTTTTTCACTTGTTGCATGGACTGGTAATGCAAAGACCCACTCACAATTAGTAACATTATACAAAAAAGCAAAAACCACTGAAGAAAAATTAAGATTCTTAGGTGCAATGTGTAGTTTCCAAAATGAAAAACTACTAATCAAAACATTACAATTTTCCCAAACATCTGAAGTTCGTTCTCAAAACATGCAGTTACCTATTATGAGAATTGCTGCAAATCCTTATGGAAAGAAAATTCTTTGGCCTTGGCTAAAGAAGAATTGGGGTAAATTAAGCAAAAAAGTAGGACATGGTAATCCCTTGTTTAACAGAATTGTTGCAAGTATCGCATTAGTTGCAGATGATTCTATGGAAAAGGACATCAAATCATTCTTCAAATCTAATCCTACACCTGGAACTGAAAGAACCCAAGCCCAAACAATTGAAAAAATTCGAATTTACTCAAAATTCTTACGTCAGATGAGAAAAGAATTCAAATAA